One Chloroflexota bacterium genomic region harbors:
- a CDS encoding response regulator transcription factor — MAASIMIVEDEPAVAHGVQVVLEREGYGVSVIPTGEEAVARFREVAPDLVLLDVRLPGIDGFEVCRQLRRETRVPILFLTARTDEVDKVVGLEIGADDYLVKPFSLRELTSRVKALLRRAYGELADVQATDTLRRGDLVIDLERRRVTRDGERIGLTTTEFDLLRHLAARPGRVFTRPQLLELVRDYDAAVEQDERTINVHISHIRDKIEADPDRPRYIRTVRGVGYAFGED, encoded by the coding sequence GTGGCCGCCAGCATCATGATCGTCGAGGACGAACCGGCCGTTGCCCACGGGGTCCAGGTGGTGCTGGAGCGCGAGGGCTACGGTGTGAGTGTCATCCCCACCGGGGAGGAAGCGGTCGCCCGCTTCAGAGAGGTCGCGCCCGACCTCGTCCTTCTCGACGTCCGCCTGCCCGGGATCGACGGTTTCGAGGTCTGCCGTCAGCTGCGGCGCGAGACGCGGGTTCCGATCCTGTTCCTCACCGCCCGGACGGACGAGGTCGACAAGGTGGTCGGCCTCGAGATCGGAGCCGATGACTACCTGGTCAAGCCGTTCAGCCTGCGCGAGCTGACGAGCCGGGTGAAGGCCCTCCTGCGCCGCGCCTACGGGGAGCTGGCCGACGTCCAGGCCACCGACACTCTGCGGCGCGGCGACCTCGTGATCGACCTCGAGCGGAGACGTGTGACGCGGGACGGGGAGCGGATAGGCCTCACCACCACCGAGTTCGACCTGCTGCGCCACCTCGCCGCGCGCCCGGGGCGCGTGTTCACTCGCCCGCAGCTGCTGGAGCTGGTCCGCGACTACGACGCCGCGGTCGAGCAGGACGAGCGGACGATCAACGTCCACATCAGCCACATCCGCGACAAGATCGAGGCGGATCCCGACCGGCCGCGCTACATCCGAACCGTCAGGGGCGTGGGCTACGCCTTCGGCGAGGACTGA
- a CDS encoding 50S ribosomal protein L25 has translation MTLDFTVDTRSVLGKQTKRLRRSGTVPGVVFGKGAESVPVQVDAKRFEALYHAAGRTTIFQLTVAGAGVKSAIIKSVQRHPLSGRAVHVDFFLPDLNVEMQVDVPLVFIGEAPAIEVTGGSLFTALDHIKVRALPADLPHEITVDVTPLIDLEAAIHVSDLPFDAERVTVLNDPDELVAKVMPPRVIEEEPVAEVEGEEGAEGEEGAEGEAGAEGGAEARGEVDRGSAPGGEG, from the coding sequence ATGACCCTGGACTTCACCGTCGACACCCGCAGCGTGCTTGGCAAGCAGACCAAGCGCCTCCGGCGCTCAGGCACGGTGCCCGGAGTGGTGTTCGGGAAAGGCGCCGAGTCGGTCCCGGTCCAGGTGGACGCTAAGCGCTTCGAGGCCCTGTACCACGCCGCGGGGCGGACGACCATCTTCCAGCTGACGGTGGCCGGGGCCGGAGTCAAGAGCGCCATCATCAAGTCCGTCCAGCGCCACCCGTTGAGCGGGCGCGCGGTGCACGTCGACTTCTTCCTTCCCGACCTCAACGTCGAGATGCAGGTCGATGTCCCGCTCGTCTTCATCGGGGAGGCGCCGGCCATCGAGGTCACCGGCGGCAGCCTGTTCACCGCGCTGGACCACATCAAGGTCCGCGCCCTGCCCGCCGACCTTCCACATGAGATCACGGTCGACGTGACGCCGCTCATCGACCTGGAGGCCGCCATCCATGTCAGCGACCTGCCGTTTGATGCCGAGCGGGTCACCGTCCTGAACGACCCGGACGAGCTGGTGGCCAAGGTCATGCCGCCGCGGGTCATCGAAGAGGAGCCCGTGGCCGAGGTCGAGGGCGAAGAGGGCGCCGAGGGCGAAGAGGGCGCCGAGGGCGAGGCCGGTGCGGAGGGTGGGGCCGAAGCTCGAGGCGAAGTGGACCGCGGCTCGGCTCCGGGCGGAGAGGGCTAG
- a CDS encoding ABC transporter permease, translated as MADAGSIAERAAEVRPEPSPGYWADALRRLLRAPAGVGGLGIVTVLVVIAVVGPQLLTWTYYEQDLEAVLAYGGPMPPGSPQHPLGTDALGRDLLARTVDGAQVSLTVALVAQLVVLGIGVPIGLVAGWRGGLVETGLMRFTDVIGTFPDLLFIIMISAAVVDTPLFGVLNGLLATFVAIGLISWVGTARLVRAETLSLKQREDVEAARAIGVPEGRIVRRHILPQAAGPIAIAISLGIPMAILAESTLSFLGLGVQIPRASWGSLVDAGIDNFTVAPWLVFPPMVALGLALVGFTLLGDGMRDALDPRASRRR; from the coding sequence GTGGCTGATGCCGGCTCGATCGCCGAGCGGGCTGCCGAGGTCCGCCCGGAGCCGAGTCCCGGCTACTGGGCCGACGCGCTCCGGCGCCTGTTGCGGGCGCCAGCCGGGGTCGGGGGGCTCGGGATCGTGACGGTATTGGTCGTGATCGCCGTCGTCGGCCCGCAGCTCCTGACGTGGACCTACTACGAGCAGGACCTCGAGGCGGTCCTCGCCTACGGCGGTCCGATGCCGCCGGGGTCGCCCCAGCACCCACTGGGGACCGACGCCCTCGGTCGCGACCTGCTGGCTCGAACCGTGGATGGGGCCCAGGTCTCGCTCACGGTGGCGCTGGTCGCCCAGCTCGTCGTGCTGGGCATCGGCGTTCCCATCGGCCTGGTCGCCGGGTGGCGGGGCGGCCTGGTCGAGACGGGGCTCATGCGGTTCACCGATGTCATCGGGACATTCCCGGACCTGCTGTTCATCATCATGATCTCGGCCGCAGTGGTGGATACCCCCTTGTTCGGGGTGCTGAACGGGCTGCTGGCCACGTTCGTGGCCATCGGTCTGATCTCGTGGGTGGGCACCGCCCGGCTGGTCCGGGCTGAGACCCTGTCCCTCAAGCAGCGCGAGGACGTCGAAGCCGCGCGGGCCATCGGCGTCCCCGAGGGACGCATCGTGCGCCGACATATCCTCCCGCAGGCTGCCGGGCCTATCGCGATTGCCATCAGCCTCGGCATCCCGATGGCCATCCTGGCCGAATCTACCCTGTCGTTCCTGGGCCTCGGGGTGCAGATCCCGCGCGCATCCTGGGGCAGCCTGGTGGACGCGGGGATCGACAATTTCACGGTTGCGCCCTGGCTCGTGTTTCCACCGATGGTGGCCCTGGGCCTGGCCCTGGTCGGCTTCACCTTGCTCGGTGACGGGATGCGCGACGCCCTGGATCCGCGCGCCTCGCGGCGGCGGTGA
- a CDS encoding ABC transporter permease → MLGYALRRLLWVVPVVLGASMVAFTIMHVAPGSPWNREGRQLAPELVARLNQELGLDQPLPLQYLAWLGRLLQGDLGIGSTTTRYEVAEIIFPAIGTSLVLCGLAFALALAVGLPVGLVAALRQRTPIGLVATGVALLGMALPAFALAAFLQLVFVPPHFSGVSGLPRPAEWATSVEWILPTIALAGLPMAQIARHTKASVLEVLHADYVRTAHSKGLREEQVIRFHLLRNAAIPVVTIAGSVLALLVTGSIVVERVFDIPGLGNLYYWAIRGRDYTLLMSITVVYALVVAIANAVVDVAYGFIDPRIRDGSLARPLETTGG, encoded by the coding sequence CTGCTCGGCTATGCCCTTCGTCGCCTGCTCTGGGTGGTCCCTGTCGTCCTGGGGGCCTCGATGGTGGCGTTCACGATCATGCACGTCGCGCCCGGCAGCCCGTGGAACCGCGAGGGGCGACAGCTCGCTCCAGAGCTCGTCGCCCGGCTGAACCAGGAGCTGGGCCTGGACCAGCCGTTGCCCCTCCAGTACCTCGCCTGGCTGGGTCGTCTGCTGCAGGGCGACCTCGGCATCGGCAGCACGACTACCCGCTACGAGGTCGCGGAAATCATCTTCCCGGCGATCGGGACCTCGCTCGTGCTATGTGGCCTCGCCTTCGCGCTGGCCCTGGCGGTGGGATTGCCGGTGGGCCTCGTGGCCGCCCTCCGTCAACGCACCCCGATCGGCCTGGTTGCAACCGGGGTGGCTCTGCTCGGCATGGCCCTGCCGGCCTTCGCCCTGGCTGCGTTCTTGCAGCTGGTGTTCGTGCCGCCGCACTTCAGCGGAGTCAGCGGCCTGCCCCGACCCGCCGAATGGGCGACGAGCGTGGAATGGATCTTGCCGACCATCGCCCTGGCGGGGCTTCCGATGGCGCAGATCGCACGCCATACGAAGGCGAGCGTGCTCGAGGTTCTTCACGCGGACTATGTCCGCACCGCCCATTCGAAGGGCCTGCGAGAGGAACAGGTCATCCGATTCCACCTCCTGCGGAACGCAGCCATTCCGGTGGTGACCATCGCGGGCTCGGTCCTGGCTCTGCTCGTCACCGGCTCGATCGTGGTGGAGCGCGTGTTCGACATCCCCGGGCTGGGCAACCTGTACTACTGGGCCATTCGCGGTCGCGACTACACGCTCCTGATGTCGATTACCGTCGTCTACGCCCTGGTTGTGGCCATCGCCAACGCGGTCGTGGATGTGGCCTACGGCTTCATCGACCCTCGAATCCGGGATGGCAGTCTGGCGCGACCGCTGGAGACGACCGGTGGCTGA
- a CDS encoding amino acid permease, translating into MSQEPNREDVIREDVRDLHRLGYAQELFRTMGGFSNFAISFSIISILTGAVILYDYGLAWAGTAASLIGWPLVTVFVLAIAASMAEVASAYPTAGGLYYWASKMKGIGWGWWTAWLNLIGQFAIVAGINFAAAFFINATIIGPLTGGAFTNSTPIFGDPASGPYFSGWLATMAALLAVELVLNIAGVRVVALLNNISVWWHIAFVVAITGALFLLGTQSTTEDAGLTLFALQPVDTLNSWENRIPPGSDNPWLLLTYGPAVSYPILIAFAFSLLQANWTYTGYDASAHVAEETVGARRGSAWGIFMSVAVSAVAGYIFLVAITLHLPDLFPLFGQLDDMVQASQYYFGDGAAVLYTLNQNLDAGLAAILGGGIAIAMAFCGLSSVASAGRMLFAFSRDDGIPGSRWMKKVSHRFRTPANALIVVVVGAFVLTFLAFWVGRNIAVVIVTAISTIFLYAAYGVPILLGLITDGWKQERVWSLGRWSRPVAYISLGWIVVLMVLFSWPTAGNISWPFMLAVVLFLLVYYFGWARRNFKGPKVMGREEELTEIEREFEEAAEQLGTART; encoded by the coding sequence ATGTCGCAAGAGCCCAATCGCGAGGACGTCATCCGCGAGGACGTCCGCGACCTCCATCGCCTGGGCTACGCCCAGGAGTTGTTCCGCACGATGGGCGGATTCAGCAACTTCGCCATCAGCTTTTCGATTATCTCGATCCTGACCGGCGCGGTCATCCTGTACGACTATGGCCTGGCCTGGGCCGGGACCGCCGCCAGCCTGATTGGTTGGCCACTCGTCACCGTCTTCGTTCTCGCGATCGCGGCCTCGATGGCCGAGGTCGCGTCGGCGTATCCCACCGCCGGCGGCCTGTATTACTGGGCGAGCAAGATGAAGGGCATCGGGTGGGGATGGTGGACCGCCTGGCTCAACCTGATCGGTCAATTCGCGATCGTGGCCGGCATCAATTTCGCGGCGGCGTTCTTCATCAACGCCACGATCATCGGTCCGCTTACCGGCGGGGCCTTCACGAACAGCACGCCGATCTTCGGCGACCCTGCTTCGGGTCCGTACTTCTCGGGCTGGCTGGCCACCATGGCGGCGCTGCTGGCCGTCGAGCTGGTACTGAACATCGCCGGCGTGAGAGTCGTGGCCCTCCTGAACAACATCAGTGTGTGGTGGCATATCGCGTTCGTGGTGGCCATCACCGGCGCCCTGTTTCTCCTCGGGACCCAGTCCACGACCGAAGATGCAGGGCTGACCCTGTTCGCCCTGCAGCCGGTGGACACGCTGAACTCGTGGGAGAACAGGATCCCACCCGGGAGCGACAACCCTTGGCTCCTGCTCACATACGGGCCTGCCGTGAGCTACCCCATCTTGATCGCCTTCGCCTTCAGCCTGCTCCAGGCCAACTGGACGTACACCGGGTACGACGCCTCGGCGCACGTGGCGGAGGAGACGGTTGGGGCGAGACGCGGCAGCGCGTGGGGCATCTTCATGTCCGTCGCGGTCTCGGCCGTGGCCGGCTACATCTTCCTGGTGGCCATTACGCTCCACCTCCCGGACCTCTTCCCGCTGTTCGGCCAGCTGGACGACATGGTGCAGGCCAGCCAGTACTACTTCGGAGACGGCGCGGCGGTCCTGTACACCCTGAATCAGAACCTCGACGCGGGGCTGGCTGCCATCCTGGGCGGCGGAATCGCCATCGCCATGGCGTTCTGTGGCCTGTCGTCGGTGGCATCCGCCGGCCGGATGCTGTTCGCGTTCAGCCGTGACGACGGGATTCCCGGCTCACGCTGGATGAAGAAGGTCTCCCACCGGTTCCGAACCCCGGCCAACGCCCTGATCGTGGTCGTGGTCGGCGCCTTCGTGTTGACCTTCCTGGCGTTCTGGGTGGGACGCAACATCGCCGTCGTCATCGTGACCGCCATCAGCACGATCTTCCTGTACGCCGCCTATGGCGTGCCCATCCTGCTTGGCTTGATCACCGACGGATGGAAGCAGGAGCGGGTCTGGAGCCTCGGCCGCTGGTCGAGGCCCGTCGCCTACATCTCGCTCGGATGGATTGTGGTCCTGATGGTGCTCTTCTCGTGGCCGACCGCGGGCAATATCAGCTGGCCGTTCATGCTGGCCGTTGTCCTGTTCCTCCTGGTCTACTACTTCGGCTGGGCCCGTCGGAACTTCAAGGGACCGAAGGTCATGGGTCGGGAGGAGGAGCTCACCGAGATCGAGCGTGAGTTCGAGGAGGCAGCCGAACAGCTCGGCACGGCAAGGACCTGA
- a CDS encoding glutamine synthetase family protein, whose amino-acid sequence MAKTDSHPKREELTAAVRDGRIDTLVVALTDMQGRLMGKRVQGQAFLNGAIDHGAHFCTYLLGTDMEMNTPDGFALMSWETGYGDWIADPVWDTYRVVPWLEKTAIVLSDTVDHHGHEIPISPRTILKKVVDRAAGHGFRVMAGSEFEYYLLTDTYEQAHAKGYVGLQRFGYYNEDYHLLQATKGEPIHGRLRNLMTEAGIPVEFSKGEAAPGQHEVNIHYCDVLEMSDKSVLFKHGAKEIAWLNGYGLTFMAKPDHTWTGSSGHLHLSLWDKTGRKPLFHDPKAESYGMSKTMRHFLGGMMKYARELAIFWAWNVNSYKRYAVASWAPVNVVWGRDNRTTGFRIVGDEAGLHIEDRFPGGDMNPYLTYAAVVGAGLLGIEREIEPPKEYKGNGYVATGCDRMPRALHEAIRELEASEAAVDIFGADVVAHYLNAARVEQETYDAVVHPWDRERYLERG is encoded by the coding sequence ATGGCCAAGACCGATAGCCACCCCAAGCGCGAGGAGCTGACGGCCGCCGTCCGCGACGGACGGATCGACACCCTGGTCGTGGCTCTGACCGACATGCAGGGCCGGCTGATGGGCAAGCGAGTCCAGGGCCAGGCGTTCCTGAACGGGGCCATCGATCACGGCGCCCATTTCTGCACCTACCTGCTGGGCACCGACATGGAGATGAACACGCCCGACGGGTTTGCGCTCATGAGCTGGGAGACCGGATACGGCGACTGGATCGCCGACCCGGTATGGGACACCTACCGCGTCGTGCCCTGGCTCGAGAAGACAGCCATCGTCCTGTCCGACACGGTCGACCATCATGGCCACGAAATCCCGATCTCCCCGCGCACGATCCTGAAGAAAGTCGTGGACCGCGCCGCTGGGCACGGGTTCCGGGTCATGGCCGGCTCCGAGTTCGAGTACTACCTGCTGACCGATACCTACGAGCAGGCGCACGCCAAGGGCTACGTCGGTCTCCAGCGCTTCGGCTATTACAACGAGGACTACCACCTCCTCCAGGCCACCAAGGGCGAGCCGATCCACGGGCGGCTCCGCAACCTGATGACCGAGGCCGGCATCCCGGTCGAATTCAGCAAAGGCGAGGCGGCACCCGGGCAGCACGAGGTCAACATCCACTACTGCGACGTGCTGGAGATGTCCGACAAGTCGGTGCTCTTCAAGCACGGAGCCAAGGAGATCGCCTGGCTGAACGGCTACGGGCTGACCTTCATGGCCAAGCCGGACCACACGTGGACCGGCTCCAGCGGCCACCTCCACCTGTCGTTATGGGACAAGACCGGCCGCAAGCCGCTCTTCCACGATCCCAAGGCGGAGTCCTACGGGATGTCGAAGACCATGCGCCACTTCCTGGGCGGGATGATGAAGTACGCCCGAGAGCTGGCCATCTTCTGGGCCTGGAACGTGAACTCCTACAAGCGCTACGCGGTGGCGTCCTGGGCCCCGGTCAATGTGGTCTGGGGACGCGACAACCGGACCACCGGCTTCCGGATCGTGGGCGACGAGGCGGGGCTCCACATCGAGGACCGCTTCCCGGGCGGGGACATGAACCCGTATCTCACCTACGCGGCCGTGGTCGGCGCCGGGCTGCTGGGAATCGAGCGCGAGATCGAGCCTCCGAAGGAGTACAAGGGCAACGGGTACGTGGCCACTGGCTGCGACCGGATGCCGCGCGCGCTCCACGAAGCAATCCGCGAGCTGGAGGCGAGCGAGGCGGCGGTGGACATCTTCGGAGCCGATGTCGTGGCCCACTACCTCAACGCGGCGCGGGTCGAGCAGGAGACCTACGACGCCGTCGTCCATCCCTGGGACCGCGAGCGATACCTGGAGCGAGGCTAG
- a CDS encoding glucose 1-dehydrogenase, with translation MRLEGKVAIITGAGSGMGRVAAQMFAAEGAKVVVAEYDEKAGAETMDLVRSAGGEAAFVQIDVSKEADAAAMVAAAMDRYGKVDVLYNNAGVMPELDHSVVDTDVATWDQVMAINVRGVFLGCKYAIPHMAEQGSGSVINISSFVALLGCSVPQDAYTASKGAVLSLTRSLAVQFGPQGVRSNAICPGPIETPMLMDWLVKDEAARQTRLARNPTGRFGKPEEIVSVAIYLASDESRWTNGAHFVIDGGISVNYF, from the coding sequence ATGCGTCTCGAGGGCAAGGTCGCGATCATCACCGGGGCCGGCAGCGGGATGGGCCGCGTGGCGGCCCAGATGTTCGCGGCCGAGGGCGCGAAGGTGGTCGTGGCCGAATACGACGAGAAGGCTGGGGCCGAGACCATGGACCTGGTTCGGTCGGCCGGCGGCGAGGCCGCCTTCGTCCAGATTGACGTCTCCAAGGAGGCCGATGCGGCCGCCATGGTGGCGGCAGCCATGGATCGGTACGGCAAGGTCGACGTCCTGTACAACAACGCCGGGGTCATGCCCGAGCTCGATCACTCGGTGGTCGACACCGACGTTGCCACCTGGGACCAGGTGATGGCCATCAACGTGCGTGGCGTGTTCCTGGGCTGCAAGTACGCGATCCCGCATATGGCGGAGCAGGGGTCCGGATCGGTCATCAACATCAGCTCGTTCGTGGCCCTGCTGGGGTGCTCGGTCCCGCAGGATGCGTACACCGCCTCCAAGGGAGCGGTCCTGAGCCTGACTCGATCGTTGGCCGTTCAATTCGGGCCGCAGGGTGTGCGCTCCAATGCCATCTGCCCCGGACCAATCGAGACGCCCATGCTGATGGACTGGCTGGTGAAGGACGAGGCGGCCCGACAAACGCGGTTGGCGCGCAACCCGACCGGCCGCTTCGGCAAGCCGGAGGAGATCGTCAGCGTGGCCATCTACCTGGCGTCGGACGAGTCGCGCTGGACGAACGGCGCGCACTTCGTGATCGACGGCGGCATCAGCGTCAACTACTTCTAG
- a CDS encoding aldehyde dehydrogenase family protein yields the protein MTTQTQAPGTAEPILGTVQMIIGGERVDAADGQTFDVANPATGELLARAPLGGAEDVNRAVAAAQKALDDPKGFSSWSAAKRGRALQKLSNLAKDHLEELAQLESKNVGKPIAGARGEALAVGLVFEYYAGAANKHFGETIPVSQPGLDFTLREPIGVVGLIVPWNFPMNMASWKLGPALATGNACILKPASYTPLTAVRIAELALEAGFPPGIVNVVTGPGGTAGAAIAAHPGIGKVAFTGETTTGQEILRLAAGNVKKVSLELGGKSPNIVFADADLEKFARESPYAVFDNAGQDCCARSRIFVEASVHDRVVELFTEATRNLKIGDPADEKTEMGSLVSQRQRERVADYIAIGRDEGAELIYGGEPPSDDAFDDGAYLMPTIFDACRTDMRIVREEIFGPVVAVIPFTDEAEAVRLANDTPYGLSGSIWSRDLAKAIRVAKGVRAGVLSVNTNSSVHIEAPFGGYKMSGMGRELGMHALDMYTEVKNVFVDLT from the coding sequence ATGACCACCCAGACCCAGGCTCCCGGCACTGCCGAGCCAATCCTGGGCACCGTTCAGATGATCATCGGCGGCGAGCGCGTGGACGCCGCCGACGGGCAGACGTTCGACGTCGCCAATCCGGCTACTGGTGAGCTCCTGGCCCGCGCCCCACTGGGCGGCGCGGAGGACGTCAACCGGGCCGTGGCCGCCGCCCAGAAGGCGCTCGACGATCCGAAGGGGTTCTCCTCGTGGTCGGCCGCCAAGCGCGGCCGCGCCCTTCAGAAGCTGAGCAACCTGGCCAAGGACCACCTCGAGGAGCTCGCTCAACTCGAAAGCAAGAACGTGGGCAAGCCCATCGCCGGCGCCCGGGGCGAGGCGCTCGCGGTGGGGCTCGTGTTCGAGTACTACGCCGGCGCCGCCAACAAGCACTTCGGGGAGACGATCCCGGTCAGCCAGCCGGGCCTCGACTTCACGCTTCGCGAGCCAATCGGAGTGGTGGGACTGATCGTGCCGTGGAACTTCCCCATGAACATGGCCAGCTGGAAGCTGGGACCTGCGCTGGCCACGGGCAACGCCTGCATCCTCAAGCCGGCCTCGTACACGCCGCTTACCGCCGTCCGGATCGCGGAGCTCGCGCTGGAAGCCGGCTTCCCGCCCGGTATCGTGAACGTGGTGACCGGCCCGGGCGGGACCGCCGGAGCCGCGATCGCGGCCCATCCGGGCATCGGCAAGGTGGCTTTCACCGGCGAGACGACCACCGGGCAGGAAATCCTGCGCCTGGCGGCCGGCAACGTGAAGAAGGTGAGCCTGGAGCTTGGCGGCAAGAGCCCCAACATCGTGTTCGCCGACGCGGATCTCGAGAAGTTCGCGCGCGAATCGCCGTACGCCGTGTTCGACAACGCCGGCCAGGACTGCTGCGCGCGGAGCCGGATCTTCGTGGAAGCATCGGTACACGATCGCGTGGTGGAGCTGTTCACGGAGGCCACCCGCAACCTGAAGATCGGCGACCCCGCGGACGAAAAGACCGAGATGGGCAGCCTGGTCAGCCAGCGTCAGCGGGAGCGGGTGGCGGATTACATCGCCATCGGTCGCGATGAGGGTGCGGAGCTGATCTACGGCGGCGAGCCGCCCAGCGACGACGCCTTCGACGATGGCGCGTACCTGATGCCGACCATCTTCGACGCCTGCCGGACCGACATGCGCATCGTGCGCGAGGAGATCTTCGGCCCCGTCGTGGCCGTCATCCCGTTCACCGATGAAGCGGAGGCGGTTCGCCTGGCCAACGACACCCCTTACGGCCTGTCAGGGTCGATCTGGAGCCGCGACCTCGCCAAGGCGATCCGGGTCGCCAAGGGCGTCCGGGCCGGCGTCCTGTCGGTGAACACCAACAGCAGCGTCCACATCGAGGCGCCGTTCGGCGGCTACAAGATGTCCGGCATGGGGCGCGAGCTGGGGATGCATGCGCTGGACATGTACACCGAGGTCAAGAACGTCTTCGTCGACCTGACCTGA
- a CDS encoding MurT ligase domain-containing protein, with translation MLPYQLPTPSLARPLTARRFAALVAGKAAAVAARATGRGGGTSLPGMVARRIDPEILEALVGERGIPVLAITGSNGKTTTARFTAAILRAAGLPVAHNQAGANLVQGVTSIAVAASDLRGRVPATIVLSEVDEGALPQIAREIPPRALLITNLFRDQLDRYGEIYAVADTFETVAAALPPESLLVVNADDPIVAGLASGRTGPRVTFGLDLPASTDAISRAADTIRCPRCRADLKYKRVYLSHMGQWRCPACRLARPRLDLAVTAVEVRGLAATHLTVRTPDGELQLAIPQSGVHVAYDAAGALALALGLGVRIDHAAEALASVGPAFGRLERISGDGHQVVLGFAKNPTSYNTTLRALATEDLPKELLIAVSNTLVDGEDFAWLWDVDFESAVDRIEHATVSGLRADEIANRLKYAGLDPSRMTVVPERVPALNAALARIPPGGTLTILASYTPTIELREEMRRRGWVGRYWEA, from the coding sequence GTGCTGCCCTATCAGCTGCCCACTCCCTCCCTCGCCCGCCCCCTGACCGCTCGTCGCTTCGCCGCCCTGGTGGCCGGCAAGGCGGCCGCGGTCGCCGCCCGCGCCACCGGCCGCGGCGGCGGGACGTCGCTGCCCGGCATGGTGGCGCGACGGATCGACCCGGAGATCCTGGAGGCACTGGTCGGCGAGCGTGGCATCCCGGTGCTCGCCATCACCGGCAGCAATGGCAAGACCACCACGGCCCGCTTCACGGCCGCCATCCTCCGTGCCGCCGGGCTGCCGGTGGCCCACAACCAGGCCGGCGCCAACCTGGTCCAGGGGGTCACCTCGATCGCGGTCGCGGCGTCCGACCTTCGGGGTCGCGTTCCGGCCACCATCGTGCTCAGCGAGGTGGACGAGGGCGCCCTGCCGCAGATCGCGCGCGAGATCCCGCCCCGCGCGCTGCTCATCACGAACCTGTTCCGCGACCAGCTGGACCGCTACGGCGAGATCTATGCCGTGGCGGACACGTTCGAGACGGTCGCCGCAGCCCTGCCGCCCGAGAGCCTGCTGGTCGTCAACGCCGACGACCCCATCGTCGCCGGGCTCGCCTCCGGACGAACGGGCCCGCGGGTGACGTTTGGCCTGGATCTCCCTGCCTCTACCGATGCCATCAGCCGCGCGGCGGACACCATCCGCTGCCCGCGGTGCCGGGCCGATCTCAAGTACAAGCGGGTGTATCTCTCGCACATGGGCCAATGGCGATGCCCGGCCTGCCGCCTGGCCCGACCGCGGCTTGACCTCGCGGTGACCGCCGTCGAGGTCCGTGGCCTGGCGGCGACCCACCTCACGGTCCGCACACCGGACGGCGAGCTTCAGTTGGCCATCCCGCAGTCCGGCGTGCATGTCGCCTACGACGCGGCCGGAGCGCTGGCCCTGGCACTCGGGCTGGGCGTCCGAATCGACCACGCCGCCGAGGCGCTGGCGTCGGTTGGCCCCGCCTTCGGCCGGTTGGAGCGGATCAGCGGCGACGGTCACCAGGTCGTGCTCGGCTTCGCCAAGAACCCCACCTCGTACAACACCACCCTGCGGGCGCTGGCCACCGAGGACCTCCCGAAGGAGCTGCTCATCGCGGTCAGCAACACCCTGGTCGACGGCGAGGACTTCGCATGGTTGTGGGACGTCGACTTCGAGAGCGCCGTGGACCGGATCGAGCACGCCACGGTGTCCGGGCTGCGCGCCGATGAGATCGCCAACCGCCTGAAGTACGCGGGTCTGGACCCGAGCCGCATGACCGTCGTCCCCGAACGCGTACCCGCCCTGAACGCCGCGTTGGCCCGCATCCCACCGGGTGGCACGCTCACCATCCTGGCCAGCTACACGCCGACCATCGAGCTCCGCGAGGAGATGCGACGCCGCGGCTGGGTTGGGCGATACTGGGAGGCGTGA